AATTCTTGCTGGGAACGCCCCTGGTAAGGTCGCGGACCACGCGAGTCTCCGAAACCTTCGCTTCTGACCTCGCGGATCGGATCCTGGTTGGGACGATTGGGGAACGCTCTTGGCTGGGTACGACGATCCCCGAAGGACTCCGATCGCGCATCGCGCCCGGGCTCTTGACCGGATCGCGGCTGGAAAGGGCGCGGCTGTTTGGGACGATGTTCGCCGTTGCCGTCTTGCCGCCCCTGGTTGGGCCGCCCGTTCAAGGCCGGGCCTTCACGGCGTGGCGACCGCGAACGGCCTCCACGAACTGCGCGAAGAGATATTCCGAATCGTGCGGCCCGGGGGAAGCTTCCGGATGGTATTGGACGGAGAACACGGGAAGCGTTTTATGGCGCATCCCCGAGACCGTATTGTCGTTGAGATTCATGTGCGAAACTTCCAAGTCCGCAGGCAGACTTTTGGCGTCCACCGCAAAGCCATGGTTCTGGGAGCTGACTTCCACCTTGCCGGAAGGCATTTCCTGAACCGGATGATTGGCTCCGCGATGGCCAAATTTCAATTTGTACGTGCGCGCCCCGAGAGCGAGCCCAAGAATCTGATGCCCCAGGCAAATGCCAAAGAGCGGGAACTTCGCTGCCAATTGCCGTGCGGCGGCAATTGCGTAGGGAACCGCGTCCGGGTCGCCGGGTCCATTGGAGAGGAAAACGCCCGAGGGCGAAAGGGCTTCGACTTCCGAAGCGGGAGTGGAGGCAGGAACCACCCGCACGCGAAATCCATTCGAGACCAGAAGCCGCAGGATATTGCGCTTGATTCCAAAATCGTAAGCCACCACCAGCGGCGCATCGGCAGGGGGCAAAACAGCCTTTCCTTCAAATTGGAAAACCGGCTCGGCCCAATCGTACGCCTCTTTGGAAGTCACCCGCTGGACCATGTCGATCCCCACGATGCTGGGAACCTGGCAGGCTGCCGCGACCGCTTCCTTGGCATC
This DNA window, taken from Fibrobacterota bacterium, encodes the following:
- the carA gene encoding glutamine-hydrolyzing carbamoyl-phosphate synthase small subunit; amino-acid sequence: MIMRDATLALEDGTVFRGKGFGARSGALGEVVFNTAMTGYQEVLTDPSYCGQIVTMTYPEVGNYGIAPEDMESGKIQVEGFVVRNLSPVASSWRGGSKRLEDFLAENGIPGISGIDTRQLVRLLRTKGAQRGVILDGSPDAKEAVAAACQVPSIVGIDMVQRVTSKEAYDWAEPVFQFEGKAVLPPADAPLVVAYDFGIKRNILRLLVSNGFRVRVVPASTPASEVEALSPSGVFLSNGPGDPDAVPYAIAAARQLAAKFPLFGICLGHQILGLALGARTYKLKFGHRGANHPVQEMPSGKVEVSSQNHGFAVDAKSLPADLEVSHMNLNDNTVSGMRHKTLPVFSVQYHPEASPGPHDSEYLFAQFVEAVRGRHAVKARP